One Chryseobacterium indoltheticum DNA segment encodes these proteins:
- a CDS encoding glycosyltransferase family 2 protein, which yields MTKISVALCTYNGEKFIREQIDSILDQSLKVDEIVVCDDGSTDQTKNILAEYEKNFPNIFKIHLNEKNLRSVKNFEKAISICTGEIIFLSDQDDVWEKDKVKMFANFFENNKNIDVVCSNGFIIDENSVQKKHYTVWDVPKFLSESKKEINYFKIFATIGNFATGASMAIRKSFTNQVLPFPTVEGLHHDEWIALVSAEQKKFAFLNEQLFSYRIHGEQQVGGICHSKDEASKKKLISRFDYDKKTEIFRDFKIKLRTLNDKERKFSAYLEKDFNEDAKRFLKEVQNEKNALYQKLKSEHFILFLFFKYFYR from the coding sequence ATGACAAAAATTTCTGTTGCACTTTGTACTTATAACGGTGAAAAATTTATCCGTGAGCAGATTGATTCTATTCTTGACCAGTCATTGAAAGTAGATGAAATTGTAGTCTGCGACGACGGCTCAACAGATCAAACCAAAAACATTTTAGCTGAATACGAAAAGAATTTTCCAAATATTTTCAAAATTCATCTTAATGAAAAAAATTTGCGAAGTGTAAAAAACTTTGAAAAAGCGATCTCAATTTGTACCGGCGAAATTATATTTTTGAGCGATCAGGATGATGTGTGGGAAAAAGATAAGGTGAAAATGTTCGCTAATTTTTTCGAAAATAATAAAAACATCGATGTTGTATGCTCAAACGGATTTATTATTGATGAAAACAGTGTACAAAAAAAACATTATACAGTTTGGGATGTTCCAAAATTTTTAAGCGAAAGTAAAAAAGAAATCAACTATTTTAAAATTTTTGCAACCATTGGAAATTTTGCAACAGGTGCGTCAATGGCAATCAGAAAATCATTTACTAATCAGGTTTTGCCTTTTCCAACTGTTGAAGGTTTACATCATGATGAGTGGATTGCATTGGTTTCTGCCGAACAAAAAAAGTTTGCCTTTTTAAATGAACAACTCTTTTCCTACCGTATTCACGGCGAACAACAAGTTGGAGGAATTTGCCATTCTAAAGATGAGGCTTCTAAAAAGAAACTTATCAGCCGTTTTGATTATGATAAAAAGACTGAAATATTCAGAGATTTTAAAATAAAATTGAGAACACTTAATGATAAAGAAAGAAAGTTTTCGGCTTATCTTGAAAAAGATTTTAATGAAGATGCAAAAAGATTTTTGAAAGAAGTGCAAAATGAAAAAAACGCTTTATACCAAAAATTAAAATCTGAACATTTTATTCTTTTCCTATTCTTTAAATATTTTTACCGATGA
- a CDS encoding glycosyltransferase, with protein sequence MNEKISIIIPYYKGENYIHETLKSVYDQTYQDFEVIIVNDGSERSALDLIEKNSDFKNLKIIHQENQGQSSARNNGVKSATGKYILFLDCDDLIDKKFLDKTHQILSKNNEIRICYTKGKFFEKTDTEWVLQPFNTFDFLIENCIPITALIYKEDFEKVGGFDTQLNYYEDWDFWISLVEIGAKVHKIDEFLFFYRIRNTTDSLTNTSIDNSSRLSDNFFEIYKKHYTFYKQNGLDFHSIMSLIRENKKYKSKYYDEWYRKLIYKFFKPKKYQKIYKN encoded by the coding sequence ATGAACGAAAAAATCTCTATCATTATTCCTTATTACAAAGGTGAAAACTATATTCATGAAACTCTGAAAAGTGTTTATGATCAAACGTATCAGGATTTTGAAGTTATTATTGTGAATGATGGTTCCGAAAGATCTGCTTTAGATTTAATTGAAAAAAATAGCGATTTCAAAAATTTAAAAATCATTCATCAGGAAAATCAAGGCCAATCTTCTGCCCGAAATAACGGTGTAAAATCGGCTACAGGAAAATATATTCTCTTTTTGGATTGTGATGATCTTATTGACAAAAAATTTTTAGATAAAACACATCAGATTCTTTCAAAAAACAATGAAATAAGAATCTGCTACACCAAAGGAAAATTCTTCGAAAAAACAGACACAGAATGGGTTCTGCAGCCTTTCAATACTTTTGATTTCTTAATTGAAAACTGTATTCCGATTACTGCACTTATTTATAAAGAAGATTTCGAAAAAGTGGGTGGTTTTGATACTCAATTAAACTATTACGAAGATTGGGATTTCTGGATTTCTTTGGTTGAAATTGGTGCGAAAGTTCATAAAATTGATGAGTTTTTATTCTTTTACAGAATCAGAAATACCACAGATTCGCTTACCAATACAAGTATTGATAACAGTTCGAGGCTTTCTGATAATTTCTTTGAAATTTATAAGAAACATTATACTTTTTACAAACAAAACGGGCTTGATTTTCACAGCATTATGAGCTTAATTCGTGAGAATAAAAAGTATAAATCAAAATATTATGATGAATGGTACAGAAAATTGATTTACAAATTTTTTAAGCCTAAAAAGTATCAGAAAATTTATAAAAATTAA
- a CDS encoding glycosyltransferase family protein, with translation MKICLISFDFWHYDEHIVNKLKEKGVEAYHINIGAFTHKNFGARVKNAMSKVFIGKNLKHEKRQNFIIDSLKKIGKQDQILVINPESIEEHVHEVIRKYADRNIAYLYDSMSRNPAQHILHFFDTVFSFDDEDVKEHGFKKITNYNYLKYCPKEEQNPHLDLFYITSYDTQRLQKLNFLINKINDLNINFKTIVAGKKSWKNKITQIVDSKNINIIKFRTKNIPQQSLPKLYKNTKVILDLQRDNQMGLSFRIFEAMALEKKFITDNQTIKNYDFYNPENILILNDDFSNIEKSFFETEYQKLPDEVYHKYTLDNWVNTVFNLS, from the coding sequence ATGAAAATTTGTTTAATCAGTTTTGATTTTTGGCATTATGATGAACATATCGTAAATAAACTAAAAGAAAAAGGTGTAGAAGCGTACCATATCAATATTGGAGCCTTTACACACAAAAATTTTGGTGCAAGGGTAAAGAATGCGATGAGCAAAGTTTTTATCGGAAAAAATCTGAAACACGAAAAAAGACAAAATTTTATCATCGATTCTCTTAAAAAGATAGGAAAACAGGATCAAATCCTTGTAATTAACCCTGAAAGTATAGAAGAGCATGTGCATGAAGTGATCAGAAAATACGCAGATCGAAATATTGCTTATTTATACGACAGCATGTCGAGAAATCCGGCTCAGCATATTTTACATTTTTTTGATACCGTTTTTTCTTTTGATGACGAAGATGTGAAAGAACATGGGTTTAAAAAAATAACCAACTATAATTATCTCAAATATTGCCCTAAAGAGGAGCAAAACCCGCATCTTGATCTTTTTTACATTACCTCTTACGATACGCAGAGATTACAGAAACTCAATTTCTTAATTAATAAGATTAATGATCTAAATATCAATTTTAAAACAATTGTAGCCGGTAAGAAAAGTTGGAAAAACAAAATCACACAGATTGTTGACTCGAAAAATATTAATATCATTAAATTCAGAACCAAAAACATTCCTCAACAATCATTACCTAAGTTATATAAAAATACAAAAGTAATTCTTGATCTTCAAAGAGATAATCAGATGGGGCTAAGTTTTCGTATTTTTGAGGCAATGGCTTTAGAAAAAAAGTTCATCACAGACAATCAAACGATTAAAAATTACGATTTTTATAATCCGGAAAATATTTTGATTCTCAATGATGATTTCAGTAATATTGAAAAGTCGTTTTTTGAAACCGAATATCAAAAACTTCCAGACGAAGTTTATCATAAATACACTTTGGACAATTGGGTGAATACTGTTTTTAATCTGAGCTAA